In Sulfitobacter sp. OXR-159, one DNA window encodes the following:
- the holA gene encoding DNA polymerase III subunit delta, producing the protein MKLTPRDAKPYFARPDPARTGLLIYGSDAMRVALKRQEFLKNLLGANAEEEMRLSRMPAGELRRDPAMLLDAIKAVGFFPGPRAALVEEANDNIAKILLDALKDWQPGDAQIIVTAGGLKKTSKVLKAFESHPNAYATAIYDNPPDRAEIEQMLKDAGLTPEADAMAALSDLARTLDPGDFRQTLEKITLYKLGDSSHIGLEDIAACAPTSTEAEVDDILHVVAETRAAEIGPVMSKLQGQGVNPVTLTIMATRHFRTLYRIAANPGAPIYGVRDRDRAMRQARNWGAVKLETALAVLTETDLKLRSAGQHAPALALVERAFIRLAMLGAQR; encoded by the coding sequence ATGAAGCTCACCCCCCGCGACGCAAAGCCCTATTTCGCGCGGCCTGATCCCGCGCGGACGGGGCTTTTGATCTACGGCAGCGATGCCATGCGCGTGGCATTGAAACGGCAGGAATTCCTGAAAAACCTGCTCGGCGCCAATGCCGAAGAGGAAATGCGCCTCAGCCGGATGCCCGCAGGTGAATTGCGCCGCGATCCGGCGATGCTGTTGGACGCGATCAAGGCCGTCGGGTTCTTCCCCGGCCCGCGAGCGGCGCTGGTGGAAGAGGCGAATGACAATATCGCGAAAATCCTGCTCGACGCGCTCAAAGACTGGCAGCCGGGCGATGCGCAGATCATCGTCACGGCGGGCGGTCTAAAGAAAACCTCCAAGGTGCTTAAAGCCTTTGAGAGCCACCCCAACGCCTATGCCACCGCGATCTATGACAATCCGCCCGATCGGGCCGAGATCGAACAGATGCTAAAGGATGCGGGCCTCACCCCCGAGGCCGACGCCATGGCCGCGCTCAGCGATCTGGCCCGCACCCTTGATCCGGGTGATTTCCGCCAAACGCTAGAGAAGATCACGCTCTACAAACTGGGTGACAGCAGCCACATCGGGCTGGAAGACATCGCCGCCTGCGCCCCCACCTCGACCGAGGCCGAGGTCGACGACATCCTGCATGTGGTCGCCGAGACCCGCGCCGCCGAAATCGGCCCCGTGATGAGCAAGCTGCAAGGCCAAGGCGTGAACCCGGTAACGCTGACGATCATGGCCACCCGGCATTTCCGCACCCTCTACCGCATCGCCGCCAACCCCGGCGCGCCGATCTATGGCGTGCGTGATCGCGACCGCGCGATGCGGCAGGCGCGCAACTGGGGCGCGGTGAAGCTGGAAACCGCGCTTGCGGTGCTGACCGAGACCGACCTCAAGCTGCGCTCTGCCGGGCAGCACGCCCCGGCGCTGGCTTTGGTCGAGCGGGCCTTTATCCGTCTGGCGATGCTGGGCGCACAACGTTGA
- the lptE gene encoding LPS assembly lipoprotein LptE, which yields MSLPKPTHMRRRFLLALPLLALAACGFEPVYGPGGAGTALQNRVLVDAPEDRFGYFLVREVESRLGRAATPRWGLALTTTTTEDGLAIDSEGNTRRYNLLGTTSYALRDLDSGQIVTSGKVESFTGYSATGTTVATRAAELDAQERLMVILADLVVSRLYAADLPQ from the coding sequence ATGTCGTTGCCTAAGCCCACCCATATGCGCCGCCGCTTCCTGTTGGCTCTGCCCCTGCTGGCGCTCGCCGCCTGCGGGTTCGAGCCGGTCTATGGCCCCGGCGGCGCGGGCACGGCCCTGCAAAACCGCGTGCTGGTCGATGCGCCCGAAGACCGCTTTGGCTATTTCCTAGTGCGCGAGGTGGAAAGCCGCTTGGGCCGCGCGGCCACGCCCCGCTGGGGGCTGGCGCTGACCACCACCACAACCGAAGACGGGCTGGCCATCGACAGCGAAGGCAACACCCGGCGCTATAACCTGCTTGGCACCACCTCTTACGCCCTGCGCGACCTCGACAGCGGGCAGATCGTGACCTCGGGCAAGGTCGAAAGCTTCACCGGCTATTCCGCCACCGGCACCACCGTCGCCACCCGTGCCGCCGAGTTGGACGCGCAAGAGCGCCTAATGGTGATTCTGGCTGACCTCGTCGTGAGCCGTCTTTACGCAGCTGACTTGCCGCAATGA
- the leuS gene encoding leucine--tRNA ligase, with translation MPRYTPAEIEARWQQAWEKDGVFQATRNADKPKYYVLEMFPYPSGRIHMGHVRNYTMGDVIARYKIATGHNVLHPMGWDAFGMPAENAAMAIGGHPADWTYANIAEMKKQMKPLGLSIDWSREIATCHPGYYGQQQALFLDFLKEGLVYRKNAVVNWDPVDMTVLANEQVENGCGWRSGAPVERRELTQWFFKISDHSEELLSALDSLDNWPAKVKLMQANWIGKSRGLQFAFSTIEAPEGFDRIEVYTTRPDTLLGASFVGISPDHPLAKTLERDDEAVAAFCAECRKGGTTEEAIETAEKLGYDTGIRVRHPFDTAHELPVYIANFILMDYGTGAIFGCPGHDQRDFDFASKYDLPIISTFLPSEDASPKLTEAFVPQKSEKVFYNRGFAGDQWQTGEEAVDAAIAFCEENGIGQGVTKYRLRDWGLSRQRYWGCPIPVVHCGDCGVVPEKKENLPIELPYDVSFDTPGNPLDRHPTWRNCACPTCGKDALRETDTMDTFVDSSWYFARFTAPRAETPTVMEDAQYWMNVDQYIGGIEHAILHLLYSRFFARAMQITGHLPESAVEPFDALFTQGMVTHEIYQTRDDNGRPVYHLPEEVTDGKLTDGTEVEIIPSAKMSKSKKNVVDPLHIISNYGADTARWFVLSDSPPERDVEWTASGAEASYKHLSRVWNICDRVSEMDRDATGTGDDDLLRALHKTIHDVTMGVESFGFNAAIAKLYAFTATLQKSKAGYAAQREAIMTLAQLMSPMTPHLAEDIWAHQGGEGLITKAPWPKADEKMLVDDTVTLPIQINGKRRAEIQVPADMPKEEVEKIALAHEAVIRTLDGATPKKVIVVPGRIVNVVA, from the coding sequence ATGCCCCGCTATACCCCCGCCGAGATCGAAGCCCGCTGGCAGCAAGCCTGGGAAAAGGATGGCGTCTTTCAGGCCACCCGCAACGCTGACAAGCCGAAATACTATGTGCTTGAGATGTTCCCCTATCCGTCGGGCCGGATCCATATGGGCCATGTGCGCAACTACACGATGGGCGACGTAATCGCGCGCTACAAGATCGCAACGGGGCATAACGTGCTGCACCCGATGGGCTGGGATGCCTTTGGTATGCCCGCCGAAAACGCAGCGATGGCCATCGGTGGCCACCCGGCGGATTGGACCTATGCCAATATCGCCGAGATGAAAAAACAGATGAAGCCGCTCGGCCTCTCGATCGACTGGTCGCGCGAGATCGCCACCTGCCACCCCGGCTACTACGGCCAGCAGCAGGCGCTGTTTTTGGACTTCCTCAAAGAGGGGCTGGTCTACCGCAAAAACGCTGTGGTGAACTGGGACCCGGTCGATATGACCGTGCTGGCAAACGAGCAGGTCGAAAACGGCTGCGGCTGGCGCTCTGGCGCACCGGTCGAGCGGCGCGAGTTGACGCAGTGGTTCTTCAAGATTTCGGACCACTCCGAAGAGTTGCTCTCGGCGCTCGACAGCCTCGACAACTGGCCCGCGAAGGTAAAGCTGATGCAGGCGAACTGGATCGGCAAATCGCGCGGGCTGCAGTTTGCCTTCTCGACCATCGAAGCACCCGAGGGCTTCGACCGCATCGAAGTCTATACCACCCGCCCCGATACGCTGCTGGGCGCGTCTTTTGTCGGCATTTCGCCCGACCACCCGCTGGCCAAAACGCTGGAGCGGGACGATGAAGCCGTCGCCGCCTTCTGCGCCGAATGCCGCAAGGGCGGCACCACCGAAGAGGCGATCGAGACCGCCGAGAAGCTGGGCTATGACACCGGCATCCGCGTGCGCCATCCCTTTGACACGGCGCATGAATTGCCGGTCTATATCGCGAACTTCATCTTGATGGACTACGGCACCGGCGCGATCTTTGGCTGCCCCGGCCACGACCAGCGCGATTTCGATTTCGCCAGCAAATACGACCTGCCGATCATCTCGACCTTCCTGCCTTCGGAAGACGCCTCGCCCAAACTGACCGAGGCCTTCGTGCCGCAGAAGTCGGAAAAGGTCTTCTACAACCGTGGCTTCGCGGGCGACCAGTGGCAAACCGGCGAAGAAGCCGTCGATGCCGCCATCGCCTTTTGCGAGGAAAACGGCATTGGCCAAGGCGTCACCAAATACCGCCTGCGGGACTGGGGCCTCTCGCGCCAGCGCTACTGGGGCTGCCCGATCCCGGTTGTCCATTGTGGCGACTGCGGCGTGGTGCCCGAAAAGAAAGAGAACCTGCCGATCGAGCTGCCCTACGACGTCAGCTTTGACACCCCCGGCAACCCGCTTGACCGCCACCCGACATGGCGCAACTGCGCCTGTCCCACCTGCGGCAAGGACGCGCTGCGCGAGACCGACACGATGGACACCTTCGTCGACAGTTCGTGGTATTTCGCCCGTTTCACCGCACCGCGCGCGGAGACGCCGACCGTCATGGAAGACGCGCAATATTGGATGAACGTCGATCAATATATCGGCGGCATCGAACACGCGATCCTGCACCTGCTCTACTCGCGCTTCTTTGCCCGTGCGATGCAAATCACCGGCCACCTGCCCGAAAGCGCGGTGGAGCCCTTCGACGCGCTCTTTACCCAAGGCATGGTAACCCATGAGATCTACCAGACCCGCGACGATAATGGCCGCCCGGTCTATCACCTCCCCGAAGAGGTGACCGACGGCAAACTCACCGACGGCACCGAGGTTGAGATCATCCCCTCCGCCAAAATGTCGAAGTCCAAGAAGAACGTCGTCGACCCGCTGCACATCATCTCGAACTACGGCGCCGACACCGCGCGTTGGTTCGTGCTCAGCGATTCGCCCCCAGAGCGCGATGTGGAATGGACCGCCAGCGGGGCCGAGGCGTCTTACAAGCACCTGTCGCGCGTGTGGAACATCTGCGACCGCGTGAGCGAAATGGACCGCGATGCAACCGGCACCGGTGATGATGACCTGCTGCGCGCCCTGCACAAGACGATCCATGACGTGACCATGGGCGTGGAATCCTTCGGCTTCAACGCGGCGATTGCCAAGCTCTATGCCTTCACCGCCACCTTGCAAAAATCCAAAGCAGGCTATGCCGCGCAGCGCGAAGCGATCATGACGCTGGCGCAGCTCATGTCCCCGATGACCCCGCACCTGGCCGAAGACATCTGGGCACATCAAGGCGGCGAAGGGTTGATCACCAAGGCCCCATGGCCCAAGGCCGATGAGAAGATGCTGGTCGATGACACCGTGACCCTGCCGATCCAGATCAACGGCAAACGCCGGGCAGAAATTCAGGTTCCCGCCGACATGCCGAAGGAAGAGGTTGAAAAAATCGCGCTGGCGCATGAAGCTGTCATTCGAACGCTGGACGGGGCCACACCGAAAAAGGTCATCGTCGTGCCCGGACGGATTGTGAATGTCGTTGCCTAA
- a CDS encoding DUF3576 domain-containing protein, giving the protein MALRTACKMAISVLALSALAACGGGFGSPATERPDQYTNPNNPNNIETNPDNTIWSIFNRKNTVSSVSVNKYLWSASLEVLNFLPVQSVDPFTGVIVTGYGTPPGGGRAYRATVLIDDPALDARSLNVALQSSGGQPVARATTRAVEDAILSRAREMRVSDSKF; this is encoded by the coding sequence ATGGCCCTTCGTACCGCTTGCAAGATGGCGATCTCCGTTCTGGCGCTCAGCGCGCTTGCCGCCTGTGGTGGGGGCTTTGGCAGCCCAGCCACGGAACGGCCGGATCAATACACCAACCCGAACAATCCCAATAACATTGAGACCAATCCAGACAATACGATCTGGTCGATCTTCAACCGCAAGAACACGGTTTCCAGCGTTTCAGTGAACAAGTACCTCTGGTCGGCCTCGCTGGAAGTGTTGAACTTCCTGCCGGTGCAATCGGTCGATCCTTTCACCGGGGTGATCGTCACCGGCTACGGCACCCCGCCGGGCGGTGGCCGCGCCTATCGCGCGACCGTGCTGATCGATGATCCGGCGCTTGATGCCCGCTCGCTCAACGTGGCGCTGCAATCCTCGGGCGGCCAGCCGGTGGCACGGGCGACAACCCGCGCGGTAGAGGATGCGATCCTCAGCCGGGCGCGGGAGATGCGCGTGTCCGACAGCAAATTCTGA
- a CDS encoding porin: MKKVLFATTALVATAGVAAADVTFGGYGRFGVLYSSAAGPDGLAQTFGDDGTGDSSTDLTYRFRLQLDATAESDAGVVFGARVRIEQENDEVGDAANSGTGINAPRFFARSGGLEVGVGNIYGAIEAMPGMYPIDLGLTGLEYQYSPFQYGADFYDSDGAGASAGSAGTGAPFQNAVEVMYSFGDLSVHVSASEGARDRVAAHVAYTWSGWTFALGGQDSNSATDTEWLASAGGSLGAVDVSLAYADNGANGDQWTLAGRYDVSDATNIEFYVSDAETYFGNPTSNNSYGVDFNHDLGGGTSLRGGVAKLFQGHTVADMGVRFNF; this comes from the coding sequence ATGAAAAAAGTTCTCTTCGCTACAACAGCCCTGGTTGCGACCGCCGGTGTAGCAGCAGCAGACGTAACATTCGGCGGCTACGGCCGCTTTGGTGTCTTGTATTCGAGCGCGGCAGGCCCGGATGGTCTTGCGCAAACATTCGGTGATGATGGGACCGGAGATAGCTCCACCGACCTGACGTACCGTTTCCGTCTCCAATTGGATGCAACCGCAGAGTCTGATGCCGGTGTGGTTTTCGGTGCGCGTGTTCGTATCGAACAGGAAAACGATGAAGTCGGCGACGCGGCAAATTCCGGGACCGGTATCAACGCACCGCGCTTTTTCGCCCGCTCCGGTGGTTTAGAAGTCGGCGTTGGAAACATTTACGGCGCGATCGAAGCTATGCCCGGCATGTATCCCATCGACCTCGGCCTGACCGGTCTTGAGTACCAATACTCGCCCTTTCAGTACGGTGCCGACTTCTACGATTCCGATGGCGCAGGTGCATCGGCTGGCAGCGCCGGTACTGGTGCGCCGTTCCAGAACGCTGTTGAAGTTATGTATTCCTTCGGCGACTTGTCGGTGCATGTTTCGGCGTCGGAGGGTGCTCGCGACCGCGTGGCGGCACATGTCGCCTATACCTGGAGCGGCTGGACATTCGCGCTGGGTGGCCAGGACTCCAACTCAGCAACGGACACCGAGTGGCTAGCGTCGGCCGGTGGTTCTCTTGGCGCAGTTGATGTGAGCCTAGCCTATGCCGATAATGGTGCGAACGGCGACCAGTGGACGCTCGCCGGTCGTTACGACGTCAGCGACGCGACTAATATCGAGTTCTATGTCTCCGATGCGGAAACCTACTTCGGTAACCCCACGAGCAACAACTCTTATGGTGTTGACTTTAACCATGACTTGGGTGGCGGCACGTCCCTCCGTGGTGGCGTTGCAAAACTCTTCCAGGGTCACACCGTTGCCGACATGGGTGTTCGCTTCAACTTCTAA
- a CDS encoding YggS family pyridoxal phosphate-dependent enzyme — MSLSDIQNRISKAEADAGRAPGSVKLIAVSKVQPDARVRAVLEEGHRSFGENRVQEAAGKWPGFREDFDGIDLHIIGPLQSNKVRQAMELAEAIHTVDRPKLAKTIARLAQEIGRCPDLFIQVNTGEEDQKAGVMPHEADGFIAECRALDLPIKGLMCIPPVDEAPSLHFALLAKIAARNDLSGLSMGMSGDFEQAIALGATHVRVGSAIFGERVSE; from the coding sequence ATGAGTCTGAGCGACATCCAAAACCGCATCTCGAAAGCCGAAGCCGATGCAGGCCGCGCGCCGGGGTCGGTCAAGCTGATTGCCGTCAGTAAGGTTCAGCCCGACGCGCGTGTGCGTGCGGTCTTGGAAGAGGGGCACCGCTCTTTCGGAGAGAACCGCGTGCAAGAGGCGGCGGGCAAATGGCCCGGTTTTCGTGAGGATTTTGACGGCATTGACCTGCACATCATCGGCCCATTGCAAAGCAACAAGGTGCGGCAAGCGATGGAACTGGCCGAAGCGATCCACACGGTGGACCGTCCGAAACTGGCCAAGACCATCGCCCGTCTGGCACAGGAGATTGGCCGCTGTCCCGATTTGTTCATTCAGGTAAACACCGGCGAGGAAGATCAGAAGGCCGGCGTGATGCCCCATGAGGCGGATGGCTTCATCGCTGAATGCCGCGCGCTGGATCTGCCGATCAAGGGCTTGATGTGCATTCCCCCAGTGGATGAGGCGCCATCGCTGCACTTCGCACTGCTGGCCAAGATCGCCGCACGCAATGATCTGAGTGGCCTTTCGATGGGCATGAGTGGTGACTTCGAGCAGGCCATCGCTCTTGGTGCGACCCATGTGCGTGTCGGCTCTGCCATCTTTGGCGAACGGGTTAGCGAATAA
- a CDS encoding L,D-transpeptidase family protein, which translates to MTPNDMVLTPTGLRFQGRRYACSIGKGGLTRDKREGDGATPRGVHRLVGMLYRPDRIPAPSAWAQPIGTGDLWSDASGQPDYNHRVHAPYPHSHEALRRADPLYDLVILTDWNWPEAEAGRGSAIFIHQWRRPGYPTEGCIAFARDDLHEIAARIGQATRLIIR; encoded by the coding sequence GTGACCCCGAACGATATGGTTTTGACCCCGACGGGGCTGCGGTTTCAGGGGCGGCGCTATGCCTGCAGCATCGGCAAGGGCGGTCTGACCCGTGACAAGCGCGAAGGCGATGGTGCCACGCCGCGCGGGGTCCATCGCTTGGTCGGCATGCTCTACCGGCCTGACCGCATCCCGGCCCCAAGCGCTTGGGCGCAGCCGATCGGGACCGGTGATCTGTGGTCGGACGCCAGCGGCCAGCCTGACTACAACCACCGCGTCCATGCCCCCTACCCCCATAGCCACGAGGCGCTGCGCCGCGCCGATCCGCTCTATGACTTGGTGATCCTGACCGATTGGAACTGGCCAGAGGCCGAGGCCGGGCGCGGCTCCGCGATCTTTATTCACCAGTGGCGGCGGCCCGGCTACCCGACCGAGGGCTGCATCGCCTTTGCGCGGGACGATCTTCATGAGATCGCGGCCCGTATCGGCCAGGCGACGCGGCTGATTATTCGCTAA
- the ribA gene encoding GTP cyclohydrolase II yields the protein MSFAPDITEQLARARADLRMGVPVVLADGAQAALVLAAETLTAQRLADVLALGGAPVLAITARRAETLKARAYDGNLARVLLPPGATPAWVQSIADPADDLRAPMKGPLKTARGGDTAAHSAALDLVKAARMLPAALVLDLPQGADFARLHGLTLIDLTAAAPILARRSALHPVVNARLPMEVSEAGRLHIFRPEDGGEEHYAIEIGRPARNTPVLCRLHSACFTGDLMGSLKCDCGPQLRAALAQMGGEGNGVLLYLNQEGRGIGLANKMRAYSLQDQGFDTVEANHRLGFEDDERDFRLGADILRSMGFSAVRLLTNNPRKVGMMEQSGIAVTERVPLAVGENRHNSAYLATKAAKSGHLL from the coding sequence ATGAGTTTCGCCCCGGACATCACCGAACAACTGGCGCGTGCGCGGGCCGATTTACGCATGGGCGTGCCCGTGGTTTTGGCGGATGGGGCGCAGGCCGCTCTCGTGCTGGCGGCGGAGACGCTGACCGCGCAGCGCCTTGCGGATGTGCTGGCCTTGGGCGGTGCGCCGGTGTTGGCGATCACGGCGCGGCGGGCGGAAACGCTTAAGGCGCGCGCCTATGATGGCAATCTCGCCCGCGTGCTGCTGCCCCCCGGCGCGACACCCGCTTGGGTGCAAAGCATCGCCGATCCGGCGGATGACCTGCGCGCGCCGATGAAAGGCCCGCTCAAAACCGCGCGGGGCGGGGATACAGCCGCCCATAGCGCCGCACTTGATCTGGTAAAAGCCGCGCGGATGCTGCCCGCGGCGCTTGTGCTGGACCTGCCGCAGGGCGCTGACTTCGCGCGACTGCATGGGTTGACCCTGATCGATCTCACCGCCGCCGCCCCCATCCTCGCCCGTCGCAGCGCCCTGCACCCGGTGGTCAACGCCCGCCTGCCGATGGAGGTGTCAGAGGCCGGTCGCCTGCATATTTTCCGACCCGAAGACGGCGGCGAAGAGCATTACGCCATCGAGATTGGCCGCCCTGCCCGCAACACGCCCGTCCTCTGCCGGCTGCATTCGGCCTGTTTTACCGGCGATCTGATGGGCAGCCTAAAATGCGACTGCGGCCCGCAGCTTCGGGCTGCATTGGCGCAGATGGGCGGTGAGGGCAATGGCGTGCTGCTTTACCTCAACCAAGAGGGGCGCGGCATCGGCCTTGCCAATAAGATGCGCGCCTATTCCTTGCAGGATCAGGGTTTCGACACGGTTGAGGCCAATCACCGGCTGGGGTTTGAGGATGATGAGCGCGACTTCCGCCTCGGGGCCGACATCCTGCGCTCGATGGGGTTCTCCGCCGTTCGTCTGCTGACCAACAACCCCCGCAAGGTCGGCATGATGGAGCAAAGCGGCATTGCGGTGACCGAGCGCGTCCCGCTGGCCGTGGGCGAGAACCGCCATAACAGCGCCTATCTGGCCACCAAAGCCGCGAAGTCTGGGCATCTGCTGTGA
- a CDS encoding response regulator transcription factor, with the protein MAQLKKILLVDDDDDLREALSEQLIMTEDFDVFEAANGTEAMTKAKEALYDLIILDVGLPDTDGRELCRLMRKQGVKSPILMLTGHDTDADTILGLDAGANDYVTKPFKFPVLLARIRAQLRQHEQSEDAVFQLGPYTFKPAMKVLTTEDDRKVRLTEKETNILKFLYRSNDGVVPRDVLLHEVWGYNAGVTTHTLETHIYRLRQKIEPDPSNARLLVTESGGYRLMA; encoded by the coding sequence ATGGCCCAGCTTAAGAAAATCCTGCTCGTTGACGATGACGATGACCTGCGCGAAGCGCTGAGCGAACAGCTTATCATGACCGAGGATTTCGATGTGTTCGAGGCCGCCAACGGCACCGAGGCGATGACCAAGGCGAAAGAGGCGCTCTATGATCTCATCATCCTCGACGTCGGCCTGCCCGATACCGATGGCCGTGAGCTTTGCCGTCTGATGCGCAAACAGGGGGTGAAAAGCCCGATCCTGATGCTGACCGGTCATGACACCGATGCCGATACCATCCTCGGCCTTGATGCGGGGGCGAATGACTATGTCACCAAACCGTTCAAATTCCCCGTCCTTCTGGCCCGTATCCGTGCGCAACTCCGCCAGCACGAGCAATCCGAAGATGCGGTGTTCCAGCTTGGACCCTATACGTTCAAACCCGCGATGAAGGTTCTGACCACGGAGGACGACCGCAAGGTGCGTCTGACCGAGAAAGAGACTAATATCCTCAAGTTCCTCTACCGCTCCAACGATGGTGTGGTGCCGCGCGATGTGTTGCTGCATGAGGTCTGGGGCTACAATGCGGGCGTCACGACCCACACGCTTGAAACCCATATTTACCGCCTGCGGCAGAAGATCGAGCCTGACCCTTCGAATGCCCGCTTGCTGGTGACTGAATCCGGTGGTTATCGCCTGATGGCATAA